A stretch of the Lactuca sativa cultivar Salinas chromosome 9, Lsat_Salinas_v11, whole genome shotgun sequence genome encodes the following:
- the LOC111878104 gene encoding ABC transporter B family member 19 gives MKKVNTQEVVDDEKEILNDQPLPFTKLLTYADALDYTLMALASLGSIIHGLAQPLGYLLLGKAIDAFGTNIHDDANMVKALKKVIPFVWYMAFATFPAGVLEVGGWMYASERQVARLRLAYLKAVLKQEIGAFDTELTNGKIITGISNHMSIIQDAIGEKLGHFLSCFATFFTGVVIAFICCWEVALLTLLVVPMILVIGATYTKKMNSISATKAAYLSEATVMVEQTVSQIRTVFAFVGEGSAIKSFSECMQRQLIISKGEALIKGVGTGVFQTVTFCSWALIVWIGALVVVAKRAQGGDVIAAVMSILFGAISITYAAPDMQIFNQAKAAGKEVFDVIDRKSLISYDSKGEINLKKINGNIEIRDVHFAYPSRHEKMILQGFSLLIPAGKVVALVGSSGCGKSTIISLVPRFYDPEKGEVFVDNHNVKNLDVKFLRKNIGAVSQEPALFAGTIKDNMKVGNKDADDEQIQRAATMANAHTFISQLPNQYLTDVGQRGVQLSGGQKQRIAIARAILKNPPILLLDEATSALDSESEKLVQDALESAMRGRTVILIAHRMSTIVNADMIVVVQNGQVTETGTHSNLLQTSEFYSNLFSMQNINTEGGVSSTKETEKKDQQVSEEFAQLVTPIETNKTLKDTPKEKQEDGNVERVEKGEREIFFRIWFGLNNQEFVKIAVGSFAAAFSGISKPVFGFFIITIGVAYYKHGAKEKVGWYSLLFSAIGLLSLFSHTLQHYYYGVIGEKAMTNLRKALYSVVLRNELAWYDKSENSVGSLTSRIINETSTIKTIISDRMAVIVQCISSILIATIVSMIVNWRMGLVAWAVMPCHFIGGLIQAKSAKGFSGDTAAAHSELVSLASESATNIRTVASFCHEECILEKAKLSLDAPLKRSRKQSLWYGFIQGVSLCLWNIAHAVALWYSTVLVEKKQASFEDGIRSYQIFSLTVPSITELWTLIPTVISAVNVLTPVFQALDRRTEIEPDETENPPSRKIIGEIEFQNIHFSYPLRPEVKILDNFTLRIEAGSKVALVGPSGAGKSSVLALLLRFYCPLQGLILIDGRDITTYNLRNLRRQIGLVQQEPLLFSCSIRDNICYGTEEASESEIIEVSKDANIHEFVSNLPDGYDTVVGEKGCQLSGGQKQRIAIARTLLKKPAIMLLDEATSALDAESERAVVNAMESINRKGNAGLHSTQVTVAHRLSTVVHSDSIIVMEKGKVVEMGTHSALVAASEGVYSRFYRIQSMKN, from the exons ATGAAGAAAGTTAACACACAAGAAGTAGTAGATGATGAAAAAGAGATCTTGAACGATCAGCCATTGCCATTCACCAAGCTTTTAACCTATGCAGATGCACTGGATTACACTCTAATGGCTCTTGCATCCTTGGGCTCCATCATCCATGGGCTTGCTCAGCCACTCGGTTATTTACTGCTTGGGAAAGCCATAGATGCATTCGGGACCAACATACATGATGATGCTAATATGGTTAAAGCCCTCAAGAAG GTTATACCGTTTGTGTGGTACATGGCGTTTGCTACATTTCCCGCAGGAGTTTTAGAAGTAGGAGGGTGGATGTATGCAAGTGAGCGACAAGTAGCACGATTGAGACTCGCATACCTGAAAGCGGTTCTTAAACAAGAGATTGGAGCTTTTGACACAGAGTTAACAAACGGAAAAATCATCACTGGGATTAGTAATCACATGAGTATCATACAAGATGCAATTGGCGAGAAG TTGGGCCATTTTCTTTCATGTTTCGCGACTTTCTTTACTGGAGTTGTGATAGCTTTTATATGTTGCTGGGAGGTCGCGTTGCTCACTTTATTGGTTGTTCCCATGATTCTTGTAATTGGAGCGACTTATACGAAGAAAATGAATTCCATTTCAGCCACAAAAGCAGCCTATTTGTCAGAAGCTACAGTAATGGTAGAACAG ACAGTTTCTCAGATTAGAACAGTGTTTGCTTTTGTTGGAGAAGGTTCTGCAATAAAATCGTTCTCAGAATGCATGCAGAGACAGTTGATTATTAGTAAGGGAGAAGCGTTGATTAAAGGAGTTGGAACTGGTGTATTCCAGACGGTGACGTTTTGTTCTTGGGCTTTGATCGTGTGGATTGGAGCTCTTGTTGTTGTAGCCAAAAGAGCTCAAGGAGGCGATGTTATAGCTGCAGTTATGAGCATCCTCTTTGGAGCCAT ATCAATCACATATGCAGCACCAGACATGCAAATCTTCAATCAGGCGAAAGCCGCAGGAAAAGAAGTGTTCGACGTGATAGACAGAAAATCTTTGATAAGTTATGATTCAAAAGGGGAGATTAATCTTAAAAAGATTAATGGAAACATCGAGATACGTGATGTTCATTTTGCTTACCCATCGCGCCATGAAAAAATGATTCTACAGGGATTCTCTTTATTAATCCCCGCAGGAAAGGTTGTGGCTTTAGTGGGTAGTAGTGGTTGTGGTAAAAGCACCATCATCTCTCTGGTTCCAAGATTCTATGATCCTGAAAAAG GTGAGGTCTTCGTTGACAATCATAATGTCAAGAATCTTGATGTAAAGTTCCTACGAAAAAATATAGGAGCAGTTTCGCAAGAGCCAGCACTGTTTGCTGGCACAATCAAGGATAACATGAAGGTAGGAAACAAAGATGCAGATGATGAacagatccagagagcagcaacAATGGCAAATGCACACACTTTCATATCCCAATTACCGAATCAGTATTTAACAGAT GTAGGACAAAGGGGTGTTCAGTTATCAGGGGGACAGAAACAGAGAATTGCAATTGCAAGAGCTATATTGAAAAACCCTCCGATTCTTTTGCTTGATGAAGCAACAAGTGCACTTGATTCAGAGTCTGAAAAGCTGGTTCAAGATGCACTCGAGAGTGCAATGAGAGGAAGAACAGTCATCTTAATTGCACACAGGATGTCCACCATTGTTAATGCAGATATGATTGTAGTTGTTCAAAATGGACAAGTTACAGAGACAGGAACACACAGTAACTTGCTACAAACCAGCGAGTTTTACAGCAACTTATTTAGCATGCAGAACATCAACACAGAAGGTGGCGTATCTTCCACTAAGGAAACAGAAAAGAAAGATCAACAGGTTTCTGAAGAATTCGCTCAACTTGTTACACCTATAGAAACTAACAAAACCCTAAAAGACACACCCAAAGAAAAACAAGAAGATGGGAATGTGGAAAGAGTAGAAAAAGGGGAAAGAGAGATATTTTTCAGAATCTGGTTTGGCTTAAACAACCAAGAATTTGTAAAGATTGCAGTTGGCTCTTTTGCTGCTGCTTTTTCTGGCATCTCAAAGCCTGTTTTTGGCTTCTTTATTATAACAATCGGAGTTGCTTATTATAAACATGGAGCTAAAGAGAAAGTCGGGTGGTATTCATTACTTTTTTCTGCAATCGGTTTGCTTTCACTTTTCAGCCATACTTTACAACATTACTATTATGGAGTAATTGGAGAAAAAGCAATGACAAACCTCCGCAAAGCTTTATATTCAG TGGTGCTTCGTAATGAATTAGCATGGTATGACAAGTCTGAAAACAGTGTTGGTTCACTTACCTCacgaatcatcaatgaaacatcAACAATCAAGACTATAATATCTGATCGAATGGCTGTAATTGTTCAATGTATTTCTTCGATCTTGATAGCTACCATAGTTAGCATGATTGTTAACTGGAGAATGGGTTTAGTAGCATGGGCTGTGATGCCATGTCACTTCATAGGTGGTCTAATTCAAGCTAAATCTGCAAAAGGGTTTTCAGGGGACACAGCTGCAGCACATTCAGAGCTTGTCTCCCTTGCTTCTGAATCTGCGACAAACATAAGAACTGTCGCTTCTTTCTGTCATGAAGAATGTATACTGGAAAAAGCTAAATTGTCACTAGATGCGCCATTGAAAAGGAGCAGAAAACAAAGTCTCTGGTACGGATTCATTCAAGGTGTGTCCCTTTGTTTATGGAACATCGCACATGCTGTTGCTTTATGGTATTCGACTGTTTTAGTTGAAAAAAAGCAAGCTAGCTTTGAAGATGGGATTAGGTCATACCAGATTTTTTCACTTACTGTGCCTTCAATCACAGAGCTATGGACTTTAATCCCAACTGTAATCTCAGCTGTAAATGTATTAACTCCAGTTTTTCAAGCCCTAGATCGAAGAACAGAGATTGAACCAGATGAAACAGAGAACCCACCTTCTAGAAAGATCATAGGAGAAATCGAGTTTCAAAACATCCATTTTAGCTACCCATTAAGACCAGAAGTCAAGATACTCGATAATTTCACTTTACGAATTGAAGCTGGATCAAAGGTGGCGTTAGTGGGACCTAGTGGAGCAGGAAAGTCGTCCGTTTTAGCCCTTTTGTTAAGATTCTATTGTCCCCTACAAGGATTGATATTGATTGATGGAAGAGATATAACGACATACAATCTCAGAAACCTAAGGAGACAAATAGGGTTAGTACAACAGGAGCCTTTGCTTTTTAGTTGCTCAATAAGGGACAACATCTGTTATGGAACAGAAGAAGCTTCAGAAAGTGAAATCATAGAGGTGTCAAAAGACGCTAATATTCACGAATTTGTAAGCAATTTGCCAGATGGGTATGATACTGTGGTTGGGGAAAAGGGGTGCCAGCTGTCAGGAGGACAAAAGCAACGAATTGCAATTGCAAGAACACTGTTGAAGAAGCCTGCAATCATGCTTCTTGATGAAGCAACAAGTGCCCTTGATGCAGAATCTGAAAGGGCTGTGGTGAATGCTATGGAATCAATCAACCGGAAAGGGAATGCCGGATTACATTCCACTCAGGTTACAGTTGCACACAGGCTTTCGACTGTTGTACACTCGGATTCCATAATTGTGATGGAAAAAGGTAAAGTGGTGGAAATGGGAACACATTCAGCCCTTGTTGCAGCATCTGAAGGAGTTTATTCTAGATTTTACAGGATTCAGAGCATGAAAAATTAG
- the LOC111917577 gene encoding chloroplastic import inner membrane translocase subunit HP30-2: MGEGKQGELAVHTPKDLAHNPITQLQTKYKDLENGFKSWLAKQSLPVEAAVVTLTSAAQGAAMGGFMGTLTNDVSSAFPPTPPPGASINSQTMASFQQAQALAGGPLIQARNFAVMTGVNAGISCVMKRLRGKDDVQTSMVAAFGSGAMFSLVSGLGSPTQPANIITSGVFFALVQGGIFKIGEKFSKPSVEDVLYSETRSMLSNLGLQNYEKNFKKGLLTDTTLPLLTDSALRDVNIPPGPRLVILDHVQRNKEVKKQGRW; the protein is encoded by the exons ATGGGGGAAGGAAAACAAGGCGAGCTAGCTGTTCATACGCCAAAAGATTTGGCTCACAATCCAATCACACAGTTGCAAACCAAGTACAAAGATTTAGAGAATGGCTTCAAGTCGTGGCTTGCCAAACAGTCTTTACCTGTTGAGGCCGCCGTTGTGACTCTCACAAGCGCAGCCCAGGGCGCCGCCATGGGTGGTTTTATGGGTACACTCACCAACGACGTCTCCTCCGCTTTCCCCCCCACACCACCTCCCGGCGCCTCTATTAATTCACAGACCATGGCCTCCTTCCAGCAAGCCCAG GCTCTTGCAGGAGGACCCTTAATACAGGCCCGCAATTTTGCTGTTATGACAGGTGTTAATGCAGGCATATCTTGTGTCATGAAAAGATTAAGAGGCAAAGATGATGTCCAAACAAG TATGGTAGCAGCTTTTGGTTCTGGAGCCATGTTTTCTTTAGTTAGTGGCTTGGGGAGTCCTACTCAGCCTGCAAATATAATCACATCTGGTGTCTTCTTTGCTCTTGTTCAGGGTGGAATCTTTAAG ATAGGGGAAAAATTCTCAAAGCCATCAGTTGAAGATGTGTTATATAGTGAAACTAGATCCATGCTGTCTAATCTTGGTCTTCAAAATTATGAGAAGAATTTCAAAAAGGGCTTGTTGACTGACACCACTTTGCCATTGCTTACTGATAG TGCTTTGAGAGATGTGAACATCCCTCCTGGACCACGACTTGTCATTCTTGATCATGTTCAAAG GAACAAGGAGGTGAAGAAACAAGGTAGGTGGTAG
- the LOC111917482 gene encoding pathogenesis-related thaumatin-like protein 3.5, translating to MRLINMLTISTFKFTIHVIFLVSFFLISSSSAALFTITNNCPFTIWPATLSGAGTTPLPTTGFQLNSGQSAQIPTTPSWSGRVWARTGCTFDASGVGKCETADCGGKMECGGMGATPPASLFEITIGGYNNLDYYDVSFVDGYNLPIIAVPRSTSGGCNATGCASDINIGCPKELQVVGGDGGGVGGVIACNSACGAFGMDQYCCSGQYANPNTCRPSYYSSIFKRACPRAYSYAFDDGTSTFTCNAYEYAIIFCPNNGMDQTVGPGTGTGISTGTGIETGTGVGTLSAPHMKNDKIRGSMRTNTSSNAISQVSILICLIIVSFASLYIV from the exons ATGCGTTTAATTAATATGCTTACAATATCAACCTTCAAATTCACCATTCATGTCATCTTTCTCGTCTCCTTTTTCCTGATCTCAAGTTCTTCGGCTGCTCTCTTCACCATAACCAACAACTGTCCTTTTACAATATGGCCAGCCACACTTTCTGGTGCAGGCACTACTCCACTTCCAACAACAGGGTTCCAGTTGAATTCAGGCCAAAGTGCACAAATCCCTACGACTCCATCATGGTCTGGTAGGGTATGGGCAAGAACAGGCTGTACGTTTGATGCATCTGGTGTAGGTAAATGTGAAACCGCAGATTGTGGAGGGAAGATGGAGTGTGGTGGGATGGGTGCTACCCCTCCTGCCTCCCTTTTTGAGATAACCATAGGAGGCTACAACAATTTGGATTATTATGACGTTAGTTTTGTGGATGGATACAATCTTCCCATCATTGCTGTCCCAAGGTCCACTTCTGGTGGTTGTAATGCCACGGGTTGTGCATCCGATATTAACATAG GGTGCCCAAAAGAGCTTCAGGTGGTGGGTGGGGATGGTGGAGGAGTAGGTGGGGTAATCGCGTGCAACAGTGCTTGTGGTGCATTTGGAATGGACCAGTATTGTTGCAGTGGGCAATATGCAAATCCAAATACATGTCGGCCATCCTACTACTCGAGCATTTTTAAGAGAGCGTGTCCTCGAGCTTATAGCTACGCATTTGATGATGGCACAAGCACGTTTACCTGCAACGCCTATGAATATGCCATCATATTTTGCCCCAACAATGG GATGGACCAAACAGTTGGTCCCGGAACAGGTACTGGTATTAGTACCGGGACTGGAATTGAAACCGGAACTGGGGTTGGAACATTGAGCGCTCCACATATGAAAAATGACAAGATAAGAGGATCTATGCGGACAAACACATCATCAAACGCCATCTCACAAGTTTCTATATTGATATGTCTTATCATAGTTTCATTTGCATCATTGTACATTGTATAA
- the LOC111917397 gene encoding uncharacterized protein LOC111917397, producing the protein MLTMKHLLLFFFTFLHIFYENWVPNPSCNVVHSGNNQEIDQGDLTKVEDDLKVMMVADLLLTGHETASGSFDLHLKDFFFSRFFRKSFEFLKPDMLIVLGDVSAQGAKLSTSKWSFVLQEFHSLLGPFLDLPYHVVPGDRDIGECNGLKEKSVNKITRNFPGLDSGGCGAFEIGNVNFVSLNSVALLCGNSDLRFSVEKALERERIEMETESTIDESSGIKIPKYDINWRENTMSSGSGPVLLLHFPLHQTENNSRPEPSKTSQHIGVGPYELSQRLPPNATEYIFHALRPRMVFSAHAQSFSDRIHPDGTREIVVPAMSWDTGKNPAFVAVTFRKNKNATSAIVSHCKLAGRSHVLLFYMSLFFLLILTVQTALRS; encoded by the exons ATGCTGACTATGAAACATCTCCTGCTCTTCTTCTTCACCTTCCTCCACATATTCTACGAAAATTGGGTCCCTAACCCCTCCTGCAACGTGGTTCACAGTGGCAACAATCAAGAAATCGATCAGGGAGACCTTACAAAAGTGGAAGATGATCTTAAGGTTATGATGGTCGCTGATTTGCTCTTGACGGGACATGAAACAGCATCTGGATCCTTTGATCTACACTTGAAAGACTTCTTCTTTTCTCGATTCTTCAGA AAATCATTTGAATTCCTGAAGCCTGATATGCTGATTGTATTAGGAGACGTATCTGCACAAGGAGCAAAGTTAAGTACAAGCAAATGGTCATTTGTGCTACAAGAATTTCACAGTCTGTTGGGTCCATTTCTTGACCTACCATACCATGTCGTTCCTGGAGATAGAGACATCGGAGAATGCAATGGCCTGAAAGAAAAATCTGTCAACAAAATAACTAGAAATTTTCCAGGATTGGATTCCGGTGGTTGTGgtgcatttgaaattggtaatgtTAATTTTGTCTCACTTAACTCCGTGGCATTGCTATGTGGAAACAGCGACCTACGTTTTAGTGTTGAAAAGGCTCTGGAAAGAGAACGTATAGAAATGGAAACGGAAAGCACAATTGATGAGTCCTCCGGAATCAAGATTCCAAAGTATGACATTAATTGGAGAGAAAACACAATGTCTTCCGGTTCGGGTCCTGTACTTTTGCTCCACTTTCCATTGCATCAAACAGAAAACAACTCAAGACCCGAACCATCAAAAACAAG CCAACATATTGGGGTTGGACCATATGAATTATCACAAAGGCTTCCACCAAATGCAACTGAATATATCTTCCATGCTCTTAGGCCTAGGATGGTTTTTAGTGCACATGCTCAAAGTTTTTCAGATCGGATTCATCCAGATGGGACCCGCGAGATAGTTGTTCCTGCCATGTCATGGGATACAGGGAAGAACCCTGCTTTTGTTGCTGTAACCTTTAGAAAGAATAAGAATGCTACTTCTGCCATTGTTAGCCATTGCAAGCTTGCTGGAAGATCTCATGTTCTACTGTTTTACATGTCTCTATTCTTTCTGCTCATATTAACTGTTCAAACAGCTTTAAGAAGTTGA